A region from the Pseudomonas sp. P8_229 genome encodes:
- a CDS encoding bifunctional prephenate dehydrogenase/3-phosphoshikimate 1-carboxyvinyltransferase: MIGRLVVVGLGLIGGSFAKGLRESGICREVVGVDLDPQSRKLAVELGVVDRCEDDLIAACQGADVIQLAVPILAMEKVLARLASVDLGQAILTDVGSAKGNVVRVATEAFGGMPARFVPGHPIAGSEQSGVEASNSELFRRHKVILTPLEQTDPAALAVVDRLWRELGADVEHMQVERHDEVLAATSHLPHLLAFGLVDSLAKRNENLEIFRYAAGGFRDFTRIAGSDPVMWHDIFLANREAVLRTLDTFRSDLDALRDAVDAGDGHQLLGVFTRARVAREHFSKILARRAYVDAMNSNDLIFLAQPGGRLSGRIRVPGDKSISHRSIMLGSLAEGVTEVEGFLEGEDALATLQAFRDMGVVIEGPHHGRVTIHGVGLHGLKPAPGPIYLGNSGTSMRLLSGLLAAQNFDSVLTGDASLSKRPMNRVANPLREMGAVIETAAEGRPPMTIRGGHKLEGLTYTMPMASAQVKSCLLLAGLYAEGKTTVTEPAPTRDHTERMLRGFGYPVSVEGATASVETGGKLTATHIEVPGDISSSAFFLVAASIAEGSELVLEHVGINPTRTGVIDILRLMGADITLENQREVGGEPVADLRVRAAKLKGIEIPEELVPLAIDEFPVLFVAAACAEGRTVLTGAEELRVKESDRIQVMADGLLALGVKCQPTPDGIIIDGGQIGGGEVHGHGDHRIAMAFSVASLRATAPIRIHDCANVATSFPNFLALCAQVGIRVAQEAQS; this comes from the coding sequence ATGATCGGTCGCCTTGTGGTGGTCGGTCTGGGGTTGATCGGTGGTTCGTTTGCCAAAGGCTTGCGTGAAAGCGGTATCTGCCGCGAAGTGGTCGGGGTCGATCTCGATCCGCAATCGCGCAAGCTGGCAGTCGAGTTGGGTGTGGTGGATCGTTGTGAGGACGACCTGATCGCTGCCTGTCAGGGCGCCGACGTGATTCAACTGGCGGTGCCGATCCTGGCCATGGAGAAAGTGCTGGCCCGTTTGGCGAGCGTTGATCTGGGTCAGGCGATTCTGACCGATGTCGGCAGCGCCAAGGGCAATGTGGTGCGTGTGGCGACCGAAGCGTTCGGCGGCATGCCGGCGCGTTTCGTCCCGGGCCATCCGATTGCCGGCTCCGAGCAGAGCGGGGTGGAAGCTTCCAACTCCGAGCTGTTCCGTCGGCACAAGGTGATTCTGACGCCGCTCGAGCAAACCGACCCGGCCGCACTGGCGGTGGTTGATCGCTTGTGGCGCGAATTGGGCGCCGACGTCGAGCACATGCAGGTCGAGCGTCACGATGAAGTGCTGGCTGCGACCAGCCATTTGCCGCACCTGCTGGCTTTCGGTCTGGTCGACTCGTTGGCCAAACGCAATGAAAACCTTGAGATCTTCCGTTACGCTGCGGGCGGTTTCCGCGATTTCACAAGAATCGCCGGAAGCGACCCGGTGATGTGGCACGACATCTTCCTCGCCAATCGCGAGGCTGTCCTGCGCACACTCGATACATTTCGCAGCGACCTCGACGCCTTGCGCGACGCGGTCGATGCAGGGGATGGGCACCAATTGTTGGGCGTCTTCACGCGCGCCCGGGTTGCCCGCGAGCATTTCAGTAAAATCCTGGCCCGCAGGGCCTATGTGGACGCTATGAATTCCAACGATCTGATTTTCCTGGCTCAACCTGGTGGCCGCCTGTCCGGTCGGATTCGCGTACCAGGTGACAAATCGATTTCCCATCGCTCGATCATGCTCGGCTCACTGGCCGAAGGCGTGACCGAAGTCGAAGGTTTCCTTGAGGGCGAAGACGCTCTGGCGACCTTGCAAGCGTTCCGTGACATGGGCGTGGTCATTGAAGGTCCGCACCACGGTCGCGTGACCATTCACGGTGTCGGCCTGCACGGTCTGAAACCTGCGCCGGGCCCGATCTATCTGGGCAACTCCGGCACCTCGATGCGTCTGCTGTCCGGCCTGCTGGCTGCACAGAATTTCGACAGCGTTTTGACTGGCGATGCCTCGCTCTCCAAGCGTCCGATGAACCGCGTGGCCAATCCACTGCGCGAAATGGGCGCCGTGATCGAAACTGCTGCCGAAGGTCGTCCGCCGATGACCATCCGCGGCGGCCACAAGCTCGAGGGCCTGACCTACACCATGCCGATGGCCAGTGCGCAGGTGAAATCCTGCCTGCTGCTCGCCGGTCTGTACGCTGAAGGCAAGACCACCGTGACCGAGCCGGCTCCGACTCGCGACCACACCGAACGCATGCTGCGTGGCTTCGGCTACCCGGTCAGCGTTGAAGGCGCTACGGCTTCGGTTGAAACCGGCGGCAAACTTACCGCAACTCACATTGAAGTGCCGGGCGACATCTCGTCGTCGGCGTTCTTCCTCGTCGCGGCCTCGATCGCCGAAGGTTCGGAACTGGTGCTCGAGCACGTCGGCATCAACCCGACCCGCACCGGCGTCATCGACATCCTGCGTCTGATGGGCGCTGACATCACTCTGGAAAACCAGCGTGAAGTCGGCGGCGAGCCGGTGGCTGACCTGCGCGTGCGAGCAGCTAAACTCAAAGGTATCGAGATTCCTGAAGAGCTGGTTCCGCTGGCTATCGACGAATTCCCGGTGCTGTTCGTGGCTGCTGCCTGTGCTGAAGGACGTACCGTACTGACTGGCGCCGAAGAGTTGCGGGTCAAGGAATCGGATCGTATTCAGGTGATGGCGGACGGTCTGTTGGCGCTGGGCGTGAAATGCCAGCCAACCCCGGACGGTATCATCATCGACGGCGGCCAGATTGGCGGCGGCGAAGTGCATGGTCATGGCGATCACCGTATCGCGATGGCATTCAGTGTGGCCTCCCTGCGTGCCACCGCACCGATCCGCATCCATGATTGCGCCAACGTCGCGACGTCGTTTCCGAACTTCCTCGCGCTGTGCGCGCAGGTCGGTATTCGTGTGGCGCAAGAGGCTCAGTCGTGA
- the hisC gene encoding histidinol-phosphate transaminase, with product MSGNFLALAQPGVQQLSPYVPGKPVDELARELDLDPAKIVKLASNENPLGASPKALAAIREALTELTRYPDGNGFALKSLLAEQCRVELNQVTLGNGSNDILELVARAYLAPGLNAVFSEHAFAVYPIATQAVGAEAKVVPAKDWGHDLPAMLAAIDANTRVVFIANPNNPTGTWFGAEALDEFLQDVPEHVLVVLDEAYIEYAEGSDLPDGLDFLAAYPNLLVSRTFSKAYGLAALRVGYGLSTPVVADVLNRVRQPFNVNSLALAAACAALKDEEYLAQSRQLNESGMQQLQAGFLELGLSWIESKGNFICVDLGQVAAPVFQGLLREGVIVRPVANYGMPNHLRVTIGLPAENSRFLEALRKVLARG from the coding sequence ATGAGTGGCAACTTCCTCGCTCTGGCACAGCCGGGCGTGCAACAACTTTCGCCGTACGTTCCGGGCAAGCCTGTGGACGAGCTGGCGCGCGAGCTGGACCTGGATCCGGCCAAAATCGTCAAACTGGCGAGCAACGAAAATCCGCTGGGCGCCAGCCCGAAAGCGCTGGCGGCAATCCGCGAAGCGCTGACCGAGCTGACCCGCTATCCGGACGGCAACGGCTTCGCGCTGAAATCCCTGCTGGCCGAGCAGTGCCGCGTCGAGCTGAATCAGGTGACTCTGGGTAACGGTTCCAACGACATTCTCGAGCTGGTGGCGCGCGCCTATCTGGCGCCGGGCCTGAACGCGGTATTCAGCGAGCATGCGTTCGCCGTTTACCCGATCGCGACCCAGGCGGTGGGTGCTGAGGCCAAAGTGGTTCCGGCCAAAGATTGGGGGCATGACCTGCCGGCAATGCTCGCGGCCATCGATGCCAACACCCGCGTGGTGTTCATCGCCAACCCGAACAACCCGACCGGCACCTGGTTCGGCGCCGAAGCGCTGGACGAGTTCCTGCAGGACGTACCGGAGCACGTGCTGGTGGTGCTGGATGAGGCGTACATCGAGTACGCCGAAGGCAGTGACCTGCCGGACGGTCTGGACTTCCTCGCGGCGTATCCGAACCTGCTGGTTTCGCGCACTTTCTCCAAGGCTTATGGTCTGGCGGCGTTGCGCGTGGGTTATGGTCTGTCGACTCCGGTTGTTGCTGACGTGCTGAACCGCGTTCGTCAGCCATTCAACGTCAACAGTCTCGCTTTGGCGGCAGCCTGCGCGGCGTTGAAGGACGAAGAGTATCTGGCGCAAAGCCGTCAGCTCAACGAATCGGGCATGCAGCAGCTGCAAGCCGGTTTCCTCGAGCTGGGCCTGAGCTGGATCGAGTCCAAAGGCAACTTCATCTGCGTCGACCTCGGTCAGGTAGCTGCGCCGGTTTTCCAGGGCCTGCTGCGCGAAGGCGTGATCGTGCGTCCGGTGGCCAACTACGGCATGCCGAACCATTTGCGGGTGACCATCGGTCTGCCGGCGGAAAACAGCCGCTTCCTCGAAGCGCTGCGTAAGGTTCTGGCTCGTGGGTGA
- the pheA gene encoding prephenate dehydratase has translation MSEQELKALRVRIDALDTKVLELISERARCAQEVARVKMASLAEGEVPVFYRPEREAQVLKRVMERNQGPLGNEEMARLFREIMSSCLALEQPLKVAYLGPEGTFTQAAAMKHFGHAVISKPMAAIDEVFREVAAGAVNFGVVPVENSTEGAVNHTLDSFLEHDMVICGEVELRIHHHLLVGENTKTDSISRIYSHAQSLAQCRKWLDAHYPNVERVAVSSNAEAAKRVKGEWNSAAIAGDMAAGLYGLTRLAEKIEDRPDNSTRFLMIGNQEVPPTGDDKTSIIVSMSNKPGALHELLVPFHDNGIDLTRIETRPSRSGKWTYVFFIDFVGHHRDPLVKSVLEKISQEAVALKVLGSYPKAVL, from the coding sequence ATGTCCGAGCAAGAACTCAAGGCACTGCGCGTTCGCATCGACGCTCTGGACACCAAAGTCCTCGAGCTAATCAGTGAGCGTGCGCGTTGCGCCCAGGAAGTCGCGCGAGTAAAGATGGCCTCGCTGGCCGAAGGCGAAGTGCCGGTGTTCTATCGTCCCGAGCGCGAAGCTCAGGTGCTCAAGCGCGTGATGGAGCGTAATCAGGGGCCGCTGGGTAACGAAGAGATGGCGCGGTTGTTCCGCGAAATCATGTCTTCGTGTCTGGCGCTGGAGCAGCCGCTTAAAGTGGCTTACCTCGGCCCTGAAGGCACCTTCACCCAGGCCGCGGCCATGAAGCACTTCGGTCACGCGGTGATCAGCAAGCCGATGGCGGCGATCGACGAAGTCTTCCGTGAAGTGGCAGCCGGTGCGGTGAATTTTGGCGTGGTGCCGGTGGAGAACTCCACCGAAGGCGCGGTCAATCACACCCTCGACAGTTTCCTCGAGCACGACATGGTGATCTGTGGCGAAGTCGAGCTGCGTATTCACCATCACCTGTTGGTTGGTGAAAACACCAAGACCGACAGCATCAGTCGTATCTATTCCCACGCCCAGTCGCTGGCCCAGTGCCGCAAGTGGCTGGATGCACATTATCCGAATGTCGAGCGCGTGGCGGTGTCCAGCAACGCCGAAGCGGCGAAACGGGTCAAGGGTGAGTGGAACTCGGCGGCGATTGCCGGCGACATGGCCGCAGGTTTGTATGGCCTGACGCGTCTGGCCGAGAAGATCGAAGACCGTCCTGACAACTCGACGCGCTTCCTGATGATCGGCAACCAGGAAGTGCCGCCGACTGGCGACGACAAGACCTCGATCATCGTCTCGATGAGCAACAAGCCTGGCGCGCTCCACGAGTTGCTGGTGCCGTTCCACGACAATGGCATCGACCTGACTCGTATCGAAACCCGTCCGTCGCGCAGTGGCAAATGGACGTATGTGTTCTTCATTGACTTCGTCGGCCACCACCGCGACCCATTGGTCAAGAGTGTGCTGGAAAAGATCAGTCAGGAAGCGGTAGCACTCAAAGTGCTGGGTTCCTACCCGAAAGCAGTTCTCTAA